From Streptomyces sp. NBC_00775, one genomic window encodes:
- a CDS encoding carboxymuconolactone decarboxylase family protein, with protein sequence MTTHTMHTTHTTAGTTVPSGGATVAENARLDFAKSAPKVFRALIGFDAAAREGLDPALVELIQIRASHLNHCAYCLHMHTNDARKAGESEDRLHMVAVWREARHFFTPREQAALALTEAVTRVADAGVPDDVYAQAAAHFGEQELAHVLALIFTINTWNRVALSTAKVAGTDQRR encoded by the coding sequence ATGACGACGCACACGATGCACACGACGCACACGACGGCCGGCACCACTGTTCCTTCGGGTGGGGCGACCGTGGCCGAAAATGCCCGCCTCGACTTCGCGAAGTCCGCTCCGAAGGTCTTCCGGGCCCTCATCGGTTTCGACGCGGCGGCCCGCGAGGGGCTCGACCCGGCCCTCGTCGAACTGATCCAGATCCGCGCCTCGCACCTCAACCACTGCGCGTACTGCCTCCACATGCACACCAACGACGCCCGCAAGGCCGGCGAGAGCGAGGACCGGCTGCACATGGTCGCGGTGTGGCGCGAGGCCCGGCACTTCTTCACGCCGCGGGAGCAGGCGGCGCTCGCCCTGACGGAGGCGGTCACGCGTGTCGCCGACGCGGGCGTGCCGGACGACGTGTACGCGCAGGCCGCCGCCCACTTCGGGGAGCAGGAGCTCGCCCATGTGCTGGCCCTGATCTTCACGATCAACACGTGGAACCGGGTGGCGCTGTCGACGGCGAAGGTGGCGGGCACGGACCAGCGCCGCTGA
- a CDS encoding glutamate synthase subunit beta, whose product MADPKGFMTTPREENPRRPVEERVRDWNEVYVPGALLPIISKQADRCMDCGIPFCHDACPLGNLIPEWNDLVSRDDWRAASDRLHATNNFPEFTGRLCPAPCEAGCVLAINQPAVTIKNVEVAIADRAWEDGFTPPRPPDRLSGRTVAVIGSGPAGLAAAQQLTRAGHTVAVYERADRIGGLLRYGIPAFKMEKRHLDQRLEQMRAEGTKFRTSTAIGRDIRAAELKSRYDAVVLAVGATAWRELDVPGRELAGIHQAMEYLPLADRVCEGDLEVSPLSAAGKHVVIVGGGDTGADCLGTAVREGAASVTQLDIYPLPEAERDEDAEPWPTYPKIYRLSAAHEEAGVLETAPAADADARLFAASTLRFTGDADGHVRALHLVEVDERRRPVPGSGRDLPADLVLLALGFSGPDRHDGLIDQLGLTLEPRGTISRDQDFATNVPGVYAAGDAARGQSLIVWAIAEGRAAAAAVDRRLTGTSTLPAPIGPYDRPMTV is encoded by the coding sequence ATGGCCGATCCCAAGGGATTCATGACCACGCCGCGCGAGGAGAACCCGCGCCGGCCCGTCGAGGAACGCGTGCGGGACTGGAACGAGGTGTACGTCCCCGGGGCGCTGCTGCCGATCATCAGCAAGCAGGCCGACCGCTGCATGGACTGCGGAATCCCGTTCTGCCACGACGCCTGTCCGCTGGGCAATCTGATCCCCGAGTGGAACGACCTCGTCTCGCGGGACGACTGGCGGGCGGCGAGCGACCGGCTGCACGCGACGAACAACTTCCCCGAGTTCACCGGGCGGTTGTGCCCGGCGCCGTGCGAGGCGGGTTGTGTGCTCGCGATCAACCAGCCCGCGGTCACCATCAAGAACGTCGAAGTGGCCATCGCCGACCGCGCCTGGGAGGACGGTTTCACGCCACCGCGCCCGCCGGACCGGCTGTCGGGACGGACCGTCGCGGTGATCGGGTCGGGGCCCGCCGGGCTCGCCGCCGCACAACAACTGACCCGGGCCGGGCACACCGTCGCCGTGTACGAGCGGGCCGACCGGATCGGCGGGCTGCTGCGGTACGGGATACCCGCGTTCAAGATGGAGAAGCGGCACCTGGACCAGCGGCTGGAGCAAATGCGGGCGGAGGGAACGAAGTTCCGTACATCGACGGCGATCGGCAGGGACATCCGCGCCGCCGAGCTGAAGTCACGCTACGACGCCGTCGTCCTCGCCGTGGGTGCCACCGCCTGGCGCGAACTGGACGTTCCCGGGCGGGAGTTGGCCGGGATCCATCAGGCGATGGAGTATCTGCCGCTGGCCGACCGGGTGTGCGAGGGCGATCTGGAGGTCTCGCCGTTGTCCGCGGCCGGCAAGCACGTCGTGATCGTCGGCGGCGGTGACACCGGCGCCGACTGTCTGGGGACGGCCGTACGCGAGGGCGCCGCGTCCGTGACCCAGCTGGACATCTATCCGCTGCCCGAGGCGGAGCGCGACGAGGACGCCGAGCCGTGGCCGACGTACCCCAAGATCTACCGGCTCTCGGCCGCGCACGAGGAGGCCGGCGTGCTGGAGACGGCGCCCGCGGCGGACGCGGACGCCCGGCTCTTCGCGGCGTCCACGCTCCGCTTCACCGGGGACGCGGACGGGCATGTGCGTGCACTGCACCTCGTCGAGGTCGACGAGCGGCGGCGCCCGGTACCCGGCTCCGGGCGGGACCTCCCCGCCGACCTCGTGCTGCTCGCCCTGGGCTTCTCGGGCCCCGACCGCCACGACGGCCTGATCGACCAGCTCGGCCTCACCCTCGAACCGCGCGGCACGATCTCCCGGGACCAGGACTTCGCGACCAACGTTCCCGGGGTGTACGCCGCCGGGGACGCGGCCCGCGGCCAGTCCCTCATCGTCTGGGCCATCGCCGAGGGGCGAGCCGCGGCCGCCGCGGTGGACCGTCGGCTGACGGGCACGTCGACGCTTCCGGCGCCGATAGGGCCGTACGACCGACCGATGACGGTGTGA
- a CDS encoding anthrone oxygenase family protein produces the protein MIDGPYFVLTVLGVLGCGLVAGVFCGFSTFAMRGLAELPPAQGVAAMNAINVAALRPPFMLVFLGSAGLCAVLAVVTFVLLPDDGTVELLLGSALYLFGSFGVTVVANVPRNEALLKMEPGAPETALYWRTYVREWTMWNHVRTVASAAAAVSYTLALT, from the coding sequence TGGACCGTACTTCGTGCTGACGGTGTTGGGGGTGCTCGGCTGCGGGCTGGTGGCTGGGGTGTTCTGCGGGTTCTCGACGTTCGCGATGAGGGGGCTCGCCGAGCTGCCGCCCGCGCAGGGGGTCGCCGCGATGAACGCGATCAACGTCGCCGCGTTGCGCCCGCCGTTCATGCTGGTGTTCCTCGGGTCGGCCGGGCTGTGCGCGGTGCTCGCGGTGGTGACGTTCGTGCTGTTGCCGGACGACGGGACGGTGGAGCTGCTGCTGGGCAGCGCTCTGTATCTGTTCGGGTCGTTCGGAGTGACGGTCGTCGCGAACGTGCCGCGCAACGAGGCGCTGCTCAAGATGGAGCCCGGAGCACCGGAGACCGCCTTGTACTGGCGTACGTACGTGCGTGAGTGGACGATGTGGAACCACGTCCGCACGGTCGCGTCGGCCGCCGCGGCGGTGTCGTACACGCTGGCCCTCACCTGA